The Rhodamnia argentea isolate NSW1041297 chromosome 10, ASM2092103v1, whole genome shotgun sequence sequence GGAACTAGCTGCGGCCGCTTTATTCGCTGCTGCCAGAGCCCAATTCTTGACTAGAAAGAAGCCGAAAGCATGGCCGATCACAGCCACGATAAAGACCCCGACGTTGAAGGACATGATGGAGAGCATCACCATATAGGCCAAGGCCATCTTCAACCCGTATATAGTGGCCTGCATCCCACCGCCCACGATCGGGTTCGTGCCGGTCTTGATGGCAGGAGAGATGGACAAAACCTCCACTGCCAAGGCCaagaggaagacgaagaagagagCCAGCACGTACATGCTGAGCCGCTGCTCCGGCCAACTGGAGAAGAGGATGATGGCGTCCTTGCCCCAGTAGAAGCTCATGtgcatcatcatcttcatgttCATGCCGTCGTAGCCGCTCGAGGATGAGTTGCTCATGGGCATTGAACCAGGAGGCATGTTCATTCCTCCATGATCGCCCTGTGACATTTTTCtcagctgagagagagagagagagagagagagagagagagagagagagttttctgCTTGGTAAGGATTTCTTGGTTGGAGTTCAAGATGATGCATATAAAGGAGATACAACCAATGAAGAGGTGGTGGCCGAGGTGGGTGACGAGGATTGAGTCACATGATCAGTTTTAAAGCATCGATTGTTTCAATTCATTGTCTTTTGGTGAATATAGAAAATAGCAGAATTTTTAATAGAGAATatgacacaaatgatttttaaattttaactcaatgTTTCAAtgtaattcataaattttagccaatgtgcaatatcgttcctgaacttttaatttgttcaatgtgatgcTTGAATTTTTGGTATGTATTCAAACTTAGTCCTGgtatatatgaaaatgtttaatgttgtctcttaacttaaataaataaaaggataacattaaataattttatatagTCCAGTGACTAGTTTAAAGTTTAGTAATCACAtcgaacaaactaaaagttcagaaacgttattgcacattgggttatAGTTCAGAAATCATATTCAACATTaagccaaagttcatggataATTTATATCACTGtcgctttttaatttttttgtagcTGATTTGATAATGCATTTGGGGTGTCCTACTTTCGCCTTGTGAAATTGGATTAAAGATAACTATGAGATAAGTAagaaaatgggggaaaaaaaaaagcagaactATCATAATAAAATTTTGCTAAGGAGTCCTAAGGAGTACTGTTTAACCGAGTCTagaaaattttacaattttcaatAGTATGTGTTATATGTAATGGTTGCTTTATAAAGTTAACTATTCATCAATTAATATGCTTAACAAGCGTTCTGAGGATAGGCTCTTTATAATCATAGTCGAAATGAAGATGGGATAGAGTGTCGTGATTCGAATTCCTAATACGCGATCTGTGCTGTATGTCAGAGGTTTGTCCAGGACGGgttaaagaaaaggaatgaaaattaCTGAGGTACCACAACATACGTATTGATTGATGGTTGACCTTGATGGCGATTTGCTAGCACGCCCAATCCCATATTAAAGTGTTTTGGTTGAAGGTTACGTATGGGCGTATGCAGATAGAATTTGCTCAAACCGTTGAATAATTAACTGTAGAGGTTCAAAATAAACTCTTGAATAATCAACGTTTTGAACCACCAAAAAGGTGATGACAACCCCCCAACCACCAAAAAGGTAAACTATCCGGTATTCCTAGCCTATATTAGGCCACTTTACATGGATCTTTAGATCTTGTCGAACTAATATGATTTAACGATTCATGTATAGTAGGTTAATAGAAATTGAGaggacaaaataaataaataaataaataaaaacctcaAAAGTAGGGGTAAGCATAGTTTCAAGGTAGAACTTGATACTTGGAACCAAACCTGTGGGGAACTAGCCCTGTTACGGGTTCCAAAGTATGCGGGGTAGGCTCCGGGTTTCAGAGATCGAGAAACTTGTTTCGACGGATAGATTCCATGTTCCATGTAGGTGGAACCTGAAACCTAGACTTTGGAACCAGTAATTTGAAACAAGTTATTGTGTTTTCCTTGGTACATGTCTTTGTATAATCCTACAATATTCCATGACTTTTGATAATTAGTGTATAATCTAGAACCACTAGTCCGGACTTCCATTTCCGGCAATATTTACGActaaaacttttactttgttaatgttttaattttattcatgtatctaaatatgagttgtggtcaatGGATTGTAGTAGCAAATTGTGATCATTAAATACGACGATTCAATTGTTTAATTAAGAATACGGGTGGAGCCTGGATAGACTCTGGAATCGACCCCGGAACCTATGacggggtaggtttcaagttacAGGGTATGTAATGtaaggtaggtttcaagtttcaaagaATAAGAAACCTATTGCAGcaagtaggtttcaagttccaaatggAACCTATATGGAACTTGGAATCTTTGCCCCTGCTCAAAAGAACACACTATGTTTCCTAGTACTCGATTATGAAATCATGGATTTAGTGTTaaggtgtggttcatattccCCATCGACAAGAAAGTACGAGAGTCCCGAttatgaatagctactgctatatatatttttcattggtgTGAGCACCATATATGCCTTTTATAGTTTGACCCCGTATTTTCTTATTGATAGTTTGTGCTTGGGCTTATAAATAGTTACTGCTATatattataactttttttttataattaaaagatGTAATAAAGATGTGTGATGTGataattatagtagaattctCTACTGGATGTAGATCTAGTTTAAAggtgaatcaagataaaatctTATGTCtcaattcttctttttcacttttacgctttactttgttgtgattgtacgttgaattttaaaatttcgctttcaaaattcgtaaaaaaagaaaaagaaaaagaaaaagaaaaatatcgcAGCAAACCAAATCAGAAGTCGCAGGAGAAGACAAAGGAGGAGAGACATAAAAAATTGCGATCTGTCGTCCTATCATGCATGCACCAGCTATAGTTTTGTTCTGTTTATATAATTAGTTTTTTTGGCTAAGTTGTTGGCTGTTATTCTCTGTCATATTTAACTTCATGTTCCAAGTGTTGTCAATCTGTCGTAGCAACTGCGGAGTTTAGAACTTGGAGGGGTGCCACCTGCTGTCCTCGCGGGACGCTACTGTCTGATAATGACGGGGACTTTGTCCTTTCTTTTCGAGTTAATTGTCGAATTTCATTCTTGTCACTGTACTTCCGCTTTGTTGTTTGGATAACAAGGTGATACGAGggaatgaaaaattgaatggatAATTAGTTAAATAATCTATAAACTTTAATCTAATATGTAATATCACCTTTAAACTTTTATTCTATTTAGTATAGTCTCCGAGCTTTAACGTAATATTCAATatcattcataaacttttgatttgttaaaCATGGTATCTGAACTTTTCATAAATATTTGATCTAgtcctaaactatatgaaaagaTCCAATGCAattcttctattaattcaagttcaggaacttcattgaatattttcatatagttcggggactatattaaatatgtacaaaaaattcaGTGACCACACCGAACaaattaagagttcggggatgACGAGAGTTATGGACGACATTGCATATCGAATTAAAATTCAGAAATCACATCGAACATATTGGAAACTTAAGGATTATTTATGGCATTCTCTCAAATCGGTATGGAAAACGGAGAATAAAGGaatattttccccatttttttgccaattgtgTCGACTCCAACATGGACGTCCACGTATATTCTCTTTCATGATGCCTGATCGTGCATGTCGTTTACGGAAAGAAGACAGGGAGAAAGGTCAAGAGAGAAGTCTTGAGGAGGTCGTGACGGATGGATAAAGGTATGGCTTGCCAAACATTAGACTGGATATAATAGGTGTTCAAGAATTTATGTACTACTATATATCTGGTTTTTCTGAATAACATGTTTGGAAAACTAATCATATTTTAGATTATAATTTGTAATATGATTAAAGctgagagagttttgagcttGGGAGATTATCAAAAGTGATCCAAGATCTAGTTGTAtctaaattcactaaaaaaCTAAAGCTATTCTTATTGTGATGAAGGATATTAGTTTTGTTTGAAGTGGGCTTCTTCTTCATATTGGCACCTCACACGAGAACTTTTAGGACGAAGTCCCATGTAAACCATCACAACCATCCTTGTTGCTCGATGATACTCCTTCGGTATTACATCAAGCAACAATGATCTGTTTCTTGCTACACCATAAAATGAATGAGTTACCTAGAAAGTAGTAGCCTGTAGTAGGTTGACGATCACAATGGTCACGAGCCCCATCAACATCAAAATAAGCCTTCAACTCTAACGTAGAGTGAATAGAAAAGTGAAAACCATGAAATAAAGTACCCTTGACATAGCAAAGAATACGAAGAACTACGATAAAGACAATCATATGCAGCGTGGCCATGAATTGACTTGCTATGTGAACTTATAGGGGATGGCAGACGAGTAATCGTGAGATATACAAGAGCGTTAACCAATGGTCTATAAAGTGTAGGATTCACAAGAAGAGTCCCATCTTTGTCATCAAATTTTGCATTAGCCTGATTGGTTTCACATGAGAAACATAATAGATGAAGGGATCTAAAGTAACCTCAAAGCCTAAACAAACAATGAGTTGCTcgatatctttcatttcaaactgGAGCCTAAGATAATTCTGGAGTTTTGTAATGTTGATATGATCATCGTCGGTAATAACCAAGTTGTCCACATAAAATAGTAGTAGAGTATACTCACAAGATATTCGCTGAACAAGAGAGCATTGTCATAGGGATTGTATTTGAAGCCAAGATATTCCATGGTGGA is a genomic window containing:
- the LOC115742009 gene encoding copper transporter 6-like, translated to MSQGDHGGMNMPPGSMPMSNSSSSGYDGMNMKMMMHMSFYWGKDAIILFSSWPEQRLSMYVLALFFVFLLALAVEVLSISPAIKTGTNPIVGGGMQATIYGLKMALAYMVMLSIMSFNVGVFIVAVIGHAFGFFLVKNWALAAANKAAAASSSAAGDAAKV